The Carassius auratus strain Wakin chromosome 5, ASM336829v1, whole genome shotgun sequence genome includes a window with the following:
- the h3f3c gene encoding H3 histone, family 3C: MARTKQTARKSTGGKAPRKQLATKAARKSAPSTGGVKKPHRYRPGTVALREIRRYQKSTELLIRKLPFQRLVREIAQDFKTDLRFQSAAIGALQEASEAYLVGLFEDTNLCAIHAKRVTIMPKDIQLARRIRGERA; the protein is encoded by the exons ATGGCCCGTACTAAGCAGACTGCTCGTAAGTCCACTGGAGGAAAAGCTCCTCGCAAGCAGCTGGCTACCAAAGCTGCCCGCAAGAGTGCTCCCTCGACTGGAGGAGTCAAGAAACCGCATCGCTACAG GCCCGGTACTGTGGCTTTGCGTGAGATTCGTCGGTATCAGAAGTCCACTGAGCTGCTGATCCGTAAGCTGCCATTCCAGCGTCTGGTTCGAGAGATTGCCCAGGACTTCAAAACTGACCTGCGTTTCCAGAGCGCTGCCATTGGTGCACTGCAG GAGGCCAGTGAAGCATACCTGGTCGGTCTGTTTGAAGACACTAACCTGTGTGCCATCCATGCCAAGCGTGTCACCATCATGCCCAAAGATATCCAGCTGGCACGCCGCATCCGTGGAGAGCGTGCTTAA